In Patagioenas fasciata isolate bPatFas1 chromosome 2, bPatFas1.hap1, whole genome shotgun sequence, a single window of DNA contains:
- the XIRP1 gene encoding xin actin-binding repeat-containing protein 1 isoform X2 — protein sequence MEKTEKLQPAQSFPFLCHPPRSSPERREVALRKSVSVSELVARYQSILDCESSMSKKERPKLMERRYLSQTNVSPMGKSCTLSQSHLSDTCSTKSMEDLPTPNISAPTKNLRGLQTSFDTPKATPRCKSLHFAPLKTPSPNGILRKKEADTRILTTIQPLSMEIKPHRDRPFPSSLQSIQRKAQWSPGTIKWKESPAKDGKLSRDRQAIVSSVPDTADDSATGRSYERTRSFLDTSDNTGRIPHQGRGRSSARSVKELSARYLSQTAAAAAHAGGPAQPSTAKENSTLSPHSQKKSKMAEAQKSSNIAIKTMEDDLPPPPAPALGSVQVIAPGNQDPNPLPVPPPKQAFSKFYQQRQVNELKRLYRHMHPELRKNLEEAVTEDLAEMLNTEDPNAQASVNLDKVLPGEVQSMRWIFENWALDSIGDHQATKKLAEEEIIPGGDVKSTSLRFENQSFNGDGLSTLAKVSETDLARGDVHTARWLFETQPLDSLNKLYSDETEVQEAVLKEPVQGGDVKGARQLFEAQSLDAIGRCCSVEEKSILQLKSEIQELKGDVKKTIRLFQTEPLCAIRDKTGNIHEIKSVCREEIQSNAVRTARWLFETQPLDTINKDTSKVQIIRGISLEEIGRPDVSGARWIFETQPLDAIREITVEEQDFKASTDFVTGADVSKQRMLFETQTLDSLKGEVSESVVAKEQVIGGDVKSTLWLFETQPMETLKDNFEVGRLQKVELSAEEKGDVKQRKHVFETCPFGNISKAFEEEIPATSIEEVVKGDVKSFKTLFETLPLDSIKQADAEPITKEEEKIPAGNVKANQILFETTPLYAIKDSFGNFHEVTSVSREQIISGDVKNYKWMFETRPLDQFDESTKKVDIIRGITKQEVVAGDVRTAKWLFETQPMDVIHHQATEGEEHPSVKREISQRGDVKTCRWLFETQPMHTLYEKAEKKKEEDDSVPQADVKSYTWMFETQPLDSLKGQEEQYLQVSKAYSQEELQGVDVKTVRHLFETEPLGSSVVSEAEQKKTIRYSSRVEIQSGEVSRVKEFFEAKPLDTATKPTSQKDDGTIEAGSVYKFTWLFENYPMDTLKDSSEGIQEIPPEKDAKGGDVGGKRFVFETYSLDQIHDKVDETELQKIQKDTINKANVKSCTMLFESQPLYALQDKEGGYHEVTSVQKEEIMKGDMKGARWLFETKPLDQIKKEEEVFVIRAVTQEDIKKGDVQAARWRFETEPLDSFSVGKTSVPRTVDDVQKGDVQSNRQLFESQQVGQKKYVRMVSVSDVQRGDVRTSTWLFENQPVDSLYGDAERGPSISTVQREDSQKGDVKRCTWLFETQPMDTLKDQEVTASVGPQEAIPRADVKSTTWLFESTPLDKFSASEGSIERELKERTMKETLETLCTCQAIQHDGILIEANDMESVKMVKYQLSSPGAPEILKEEIVGGHLQRIMLQLLHRTNVEAQGVLVEEDREGKIKVSPLQLLDQNEAVKGKEDLSGNVAKALQGLLSQDASIKKGMVLQETVSGSVKMTLYSLLFHSVQQKVVKGDVKSTIGNLLASSQEQKTTVTVKREDNEKGNVQLFASCIEKGDLDYLKNLQQQSEIQSLISSQAEQGEDESTQWVVQGAQIHVLPNREQVEKVIAEGEPGAMAGAKQVFACESVGKECALEREAVRATGVADTTVQCLGKPLPTVMGKEEILSGGLKVTTKSIQRVADVSKKAEKEAASAACLKEPKAMVQGICPTQVMAQGGEVAGQQKSLVMGEASQRQPEEKALGSDLQAAMQSLRLATAEAKNIQHHVQNKLQKNREEVHMACRQQAASTQGTMTLQSTTCQQDSASTMRESNSTSIRTTTTSRVQEASKTHTSVSQKNIASHKKVSASEEVQGGQLLSQESQVVPSREVSIKDGLYTATPVKTFLNPFVESDYKEQSVQEERDVIIRGDVQTAIRALQSAATEQRLVEKEDVVRGNLKATLQSLEKSNVNVSRGDFKAAMIYRNAGHSYSVCKKKNETQVISNQTAVVASGSQVDNDFPPPPPAAVMKAEHCPPSAKATREGALPLPTSKDEAPGCSAPLQTPLPTLPSLSCKPSDQSPAEILRSPPKPEIMAPLRKKPVPPPKPEHLLHETRSASANNTTSRSTKPTPPPLPPKPPGLREISKPKPPLTELGLSCMEVREQSHHREVQAKCCTLETSVDKPVTGQDMSPERKLPKNTAKTPLQIAEERYKASKGGQGKVEPEASKPMKNGVISFGVEQGMTSRKTVAPKRCPGEVIQKPIDLCQDENRCSSVSHPTCPGRAQTLHESGQVEPNISSADHTTPPKRGNDIAQNASSKVERESASNSYGLWESQRVMKQVNERRQMCHSMSFHQQSMNSFEEQQQGNSRQLKCPDGEAETPGQEKPAVVMREKPKRETEDERRKRLSVHKEEIMKGNVKEAMEIFENLRRQKELQEILTRVKEFEEETSKVDVKALKSFFEKVPDWVVRQKAHQAKHQDRAETLAKEDTDSVSSVDLVFGDLERASAEIIHLKEQTLARLLDIEEAIRKALCSVSSLKSESDIAGLSGLFKESLGSTQSSASSSNIRKISIVSSKAKQEGTTLETGEAASVGGAKVEEKTEATKAELEVPRLVQSRGSSPSSPSFITIESAARKPAESPRTAHSPWDIPSPDRLDSPGKRDAFAQESFSSCNHPSTRFTGNDMTPFEKTSEPTKKKAGQSSVKQPSNSDHQTSEKERCPLDTSKGSCHCGMRGGFSDYCSLNVPSPQNPRRQKSILELQTGPDGSKLYGATRTVMEQYEEMDQFGNTIITSSTTVTKQSETQTSSTCDVISHPHYEVSASPVFQRYSKSPGEDFHTNGGFQEPGVVFVTFGNSKPKK from the exons AGCACTGCGAAGGAAAATTCCACTCTCTCTCCCCACAGCCAGAAAAAAAGCAAG ATGGCAGAGGCTCAGAAATCATCTAACATAGCCATCAAGACAATGGAAGACGACTTACCTCCCCCACCCGCCCCTGCCCTTGGCTCAGTCCAGGTCATCGCTCCAGGGAATCAGGATCCCAACCCTCTCCCTGTGCCTCCTCCAAAGCAAGCCTTCTCCAAGTTCTACCAGCAGCGTCAAGTGAATGAGCTGAAGAGGCTCTACAGACACATGCATCCTGAGCTCAGGAAGAACTTGGAAGAAGCTGTGACCGAGGACctggcagaaatgctgaatacTGAAGATCCCAATGCACAGGCGTCTGTGAACTTGGACAAAGTTCTTCCGGGAGAGGTCCAGTCAATGCGATGGATCTTTGAGAACTGGGCACTTGATTCCATTGGGGACCATCAAGCCACAAAGAAGCTGGCAGAAGAAGAGATCATTCCTGGTGGGGATGTGAAAAGTACTTCCCTGAGGTTTGAAAACCAGTCATTCAACGGTGATGGTCTGTCAACCCTAGCCAAGGTATCAGAAACAGACCTTGCCAGAGGGGATGTGCACACTGCCCGGTGGCTCTTTGAAACCCAACCACTAGACTCATTAAACAAATTGTACTCGGATGAAACTGAAGTGCAGGAGGCCGTTCTCAAGGAGCCTGTCCAGGGAGGTGATGTGAAAGGTGCCAGACAGCTCTTCGAAGCGCAGTCCTTGGATGCTATAGGACGCTGCTGCTCAGTGGAGGAGAAGAGCATCCTACAACTCAAATCCGAAATCCAGGAGCTAAAAGGCGATGTGAAGAAAACTATCAGGCTCTTCCAAACAGAGCCCCTTTGCGCCATCAGAGACAAAACTGGGAACATTCATGAAATCAAGTCTGTCTGCAGAGAAGAAATTCAGAGCAATGCAGTCAGAACAGCTCGCTGGCTCTTTGAGACTCAGCCCCTGGATACCATCAACAAGGACACTTCCAAAGTGCAAATAATCCGTGGGATTTCATTGGAAGAGATTGGAAGGCCAGATGTCAGTGGAGCAAGGTGGATATTTGAAACTCAGCCTTTGGACGCCATCAGAGAAATCACAGTTGAAGAACAGGATTTCAAGGCTTCAACAGATTTTGTCACAGGGGCAGATGTCAGTAAGCAGCGGATGCTCTTTGAGACCCAGACTCTTGATTCTCTGAAAGGAGAAGTTTCAGAAAGTGTTGTAGCCAAAGAACAAGTCATTGGAGGTGATGTGAAATCCACACTCTGGCTATTCGAAACCCAGCCAATGGAAACCCTGAAAGACAATTTTGAGGTGGGACGTTTACAGAAAGTAGAGCTTTCAGCAGAGGAAAAGGGAGATGTGAAGCAAAGAAAACATGTCTTTGAGACCTGTCCATTTGGCAACATCTCCAAGGCATTTGAGGAAGAAATTCCAGCCACCAGCATAGAAGAGGTAGTGAAAGGTGATGTGAAGTCTTTCAAGACCCTGTTTGAGACTCTTCCCTTAGACAGTATTAAGCAGGCTGATGCTGAGCCCATCACCAAAGAAGAGGAGAAGATTCCAGCTGGCAACGTCAAAGCCAACCAAATCCTGTTTGAGACAACACCTTTGTATGCCATCAAGGATAGCTTTGGCAATTTCCATGAAGTCACCTCTGTAAGCAGAGAGCAAATCATCAGTGGCGATGTCAAGAACTACAAATGGATGTTTGAAACCAGGCCCCTGGACCAGTTTGACGAAAGCACCAAGAAAGTGGATATAATACGGGGGATCACAAAACAAGAGGTGGTGGCTGGTGATGTCAGAACAGCCAAGTGGCTCTTTGAAACTCAGCCCATGGACGTCATTCATCACCAAGCCACGGAAGGTGAAGAACATCCCTCGGTGAAGCGGGAGATCTCCCAGCGGGGGGACGTGAAGACCTGCAGGTGGCTTTTTGAGACCCAACCCATGCACACTCTGTATGAGAAGGCTgaaaagaagaaggaggaggatgaCAGTGTGCCCCAAGCTGATGTAAAATCATACACATGGATGTTTGAGACTCAGCCCCTGGACTCCCTGAAAGGCCAGGAGGAGCAGTATTTACAAGTCAGTAAGGCATACAGTCAGGAGGAATTACAAGGAGTTGATGTCAAAACTGTCAGGCACCTATTTGAGACTGAACCCTTGGGCAGCAGTGTTGTCagtgaagctgaacaaaagaaaaccatACGGTACTCCAGTCGTGTGGAGATACAGTCTGGGGAAGTGTCCAGAGTGAAGGAGTTCTTTGAAGCTAAGCCCTTGGATACAGCCACCAAACCAACATCCCAAAAGGATGATGGGACAATTGAAGCCGGATCTGTGTACAAGTTCACTTGGTTGTTTGAGAACTACCCTATGGACACCCTGAAGGACAGCTCTGAGGGCATCCAGGAAATCCCTCCAGAGAAGGATGCCAAGGGGGGAGATGTTGGAGGAAAGAGGTTCGTATTTGAGACCTACTCGCTTGATCAAATCCATGACAAAGTGGATGAGACAGAGCTCCAGAAGATCCAGAAAGATACCATAAACAAAGCTAATGTCAAGTCTTGCACAATGCTCTTTGAAAGTCAACCCTTATATGCCCTCCAGGACAAAGAGGGGGGATACCATGAGGTCACCTCAGTGCAGAAAGAAGAAATCATGAAAGGCGATATGAAAGGTGCCCGGTGGCTGTTTGAAACTAAGCCCCTGGATCAGATCAAGAAGGAGGAAGAGGTGTTTGTGATTAGGGCTGTGACCCAAGAGGACATCAAGAAAGGAGATGTCCAGGCGGCCCGGTGGAGGTTTGAGACAGAGCCTCTTGACTCCTTCTCAGTGGGAAAGACGTCTGTGCCTAGAACAGTAGACGATGTGCAGAAGGGAGATGTTCAGTCCAACAGGCAGCTGTTCGAGTCCCAGCAAGTGGGCCAGAAGAAGTACGTGAGGATGGTCAGTGTCAGTGATGTTCAGCGGGGTGATGTAAGGACATCTACTTGGCTTTTTGAAAACCAGCCTGTGGACTCCCTGTACGGGGATGCAGAGAGAGGTCCATCTATAAGCACAGTCCAGAGGGAGGACAGCCAGAAAGGGGATGTCAAACGCTGCACCTGGTTGTTTGAAACCCAGCCAATGGACACGCTTAAGGACCAAGAGGTGACAGCCAGTGTTGGGCCCCAAGAAGCAATTCCTCGTGCAGATGTCAAAAGTACAACATGGCTCTTTGAGAGCACACCCTTGGATAAATTTAGTGCTTCTGAGGGTAGTATAGAAAGAGAACTGAAAGAAAGGACCATGAAAGAGACTTTAGAGACACTCTGCACTTGCCAGGCTATTCAGCATGATGGGATCCTCATTGAAGCCAATGATATGGAGAGCGTGAAGATGGTGAAGTACCAGCTCAGCAGCCCAGGAGCTCCAGAGATCCTGAAAGAAGAGATTGTGGGAGGTCATTTGCAAAGGATCATGCTGCAGCTGCTTCACAGAACCAATGTGGAAGCACAGGGTGTGCTGGTGGAGGAGGATAGAGAGGGCAAGATCAAAGTAAGCCCATTGCAGCTACTGGACCAGAATGAAGCTGTTAAAGGCAAAGAGGACCTGAGTGGAAATGTAGCTAAGGCTCTACAGGGTCTTCTCTCTCAAGATGCTTCCATCAAAAAGGGAATGGTCTTACAAGAGACAGTGTCAGGGTCAGTGAAGATGACTCTCTACTCCCTCCTGTTCCATTCTGTCCAGCAGAAAGTCGTCAAGGGGGACGTGAAGTCAACGATAGGGAACCTGTTGGCTTCTTCTCAGGAGCAGAAAACAACTGTAACCGTTAAGCGTGAGGACAATGAGAAGGGCAATGTCCAGCTTTTTGCAAGCTGCATTGAGAAGGGAGATCTAGACTATCTGAAGAACCTCCAGCAACAGTCAGAGATACAGTCCCTCATCTCTTCCCAAGCAGAGCAGGGGGAAGACGAGAGCACCCAATGGGTTGTGCAAGGGGCTCAGATACATGTCTTACCAAACAGAGAACAAGTAGAGAAAGTCATTGCAGAGGGTGAGCCAGGGGCTATGGCGGGAGCAAAACAGGTGTTTGCATGTGAAAGCGTGGGCAAAGAGTGTGCACTGGAGAGAGAGGCTGTGCGTGCAACAGGTGTGGCAGACACCACTGTGCAATGTCTCGGGAAGCCCCTGCCCACAGTGATGGGAAAGGAAGAAATTCTGTCGGGGGGACTTAAAGTGACTACAAAGTCAATTCAAAGGGTTGCAGATGTCAGCAAGAAGGCAGAGAAAGAAGCAGCATCCGCTGCCTGTTTGAAGGAACCCAAAGCTATGGTGCAAGGCATATGTCCAACCCAAGTGATGGCTCAGGGGGGAGAAGTGGCTGGGCAACAGAAGAGCTTGGTGATGGGGGAAGCCAGCCAGAGGCAGCCAGAAGAAAAAGCCCTTGGGAGTGATCTTCAGGCTGCCATGCAAAGCCTGAGGCTAGCAACAGCAGAGGCAAAAAACATTCAACATCATGTCCAGAACAAGCTACAGAAAAACAGGGAGGAGGTCCACATGgcctgcaggcagcaggcagctagCACACAGGGCACAATGACCCTTCAATCAACCACATGCCAACAAGACTCTGCATCCACCATGCGGGAGAGTAACAGCACTTCCATCAGGACCACCACCACCAGTAGAGTCCAGGAGGCATCCAAGACCCACACAAGCGTGTCTCAGAAGAACATAGCATCACACAAAAAGGTCAGTGCTTCAGAGGAAGTACAGGGAGGACAACTATTGAGCCAGGAAAGCCAAGTTGTGCCTAGTAGAGAAGTTAGCATTAAGGATGGCCTTTATACTGCCACACCTGTGAAAACCTTTTTAAACCCTTTTGTTGAGTCTGATTACAAAGAGCAATCAGTGCAAGAAGAAAGAGATGTTATTATCAGAGGGGATGTGCAGACAGCTATCAGAGCACTGCAAAGTGCCGCCACAGAACAGCGCCTGGTAGAAAAGGAGGACGTTGTCCGAGGTAATTTAAAAGCCACACTTCAGTCGCTGGAAAAGTCTAACGTTAATGTCTCCAGAGGGGACTTTAAAGCCGCTATGATATACAGAAATGCAGGGCATTCCTATTCTGtgtgtaaaaagaaaaatgagactcAAGTCATTAGTAACCAGACTGCTGTAGTGGCTTCAGGGTCGCAGGTTGATAatgactttcctcctcctcccccagctgCTGTGATGAAAGCAGAGCATTGCCCACCTTCAGCTAAAGCAACCAGAGAAGGTGCCCTTCCACTACCAACCAGCAAAGACGAAGCCCCAGGATGTTCTGCACCACTCCAGACCCCTCTTCCCACCCTCCCTTCTCTGTCCTGCAAACCCAGTGATCAGAGTCCTGCAGAGATACTCAGGTCTCCTCCAAAACCAGAAATTATGGCCCCACTGAGGAAAAAACCTGTTCCCCCTCCAAAACCTGAGCACCTCTTACATGAGACACGTTCTGCCTCTGCAAATAACACCACAAGCAGATCAACCAAACCCACCCCTCCACCCCTGCCTCCAAAACCTCCAGGCCTAAGGGAGATCAGCAAGCCAAAGCCTCCCCTCACAGAGCTGGGATTAAGCTGCATGGAAGTACGTGAACAATCACACCACAGGGAGGTTCAGGCAAAATGCTGCACCTTGGAAACATCTGTGGACAAGCCTGTCACAGGTCAGGATATGAGCCCTGAGAGAAAGCTCCCAAAAAACACTGCCAAAACCCCTCTTCAAATCGCAGAGGAAAGGTACAAGGCAAGCAAAGGAGGACAAGGAAAGGTGGAACCTGAAGCTTCAAAGCCAATGAAAAATGGAGTGATTAGTTTTGGAGTTGAGCAAGGAATGACAAGCAGGAAAACAGTAGCTCCAAAGAGGTGTCCAGGTGAGGTGATTCAGAAGCCTATAGATCTGTGCCAAGATGAGAACAGGTGCTCTTCAGTATCACATCCAACCTGTCCCGGAAGAGCACAGACACTTCATGAGTCAGGGCAGGTGGAGCCAAACATCTCCTCTGCGGACCACACCACTCCTCCAAAGAGAGGAAATGACATTGCACAAAATGCCTCGTCCAAGGTGGAAAGAGAAAGTGCGTCTAATTCTTACGGATTGTGGGAGAGTCAGAGAGTCATGAAACAGGTGAATGAGAGAAGGCAAATGTGTCATTCAATGTCCTTCCATCAGCAGTCAATGAACTCCTTTGAGGAGCAACAGCAGGGGAATAGTAGGCAATTGAAATGTCCTGATGGAGAGGCAGAGACACCTGGCCAGGAAAAGCCAGCAGTTGTTATGAGAGAAAAACccaagagagaaacagaagatgAGCGTCGGAAGAGGCTGTCAGTACACAAAGAGGAGATCATGAAAGGCAATGTCAAGGAGGCTATGGAGATCTTTGAGAATCTCAGGAGACAGAAGGAGTTGCAAGAGATCCTGACTCGAGTGAAGGAGTTTGAGGAGGAAACTAGCAAAGTGGACGTGAAAGCTCTGAAGAGCTTCTTTGAGAAGGTTCCTGACTGGGTTGTTCGTCAGAAAGCCCACCAGGCCAAGCATCAGGATAGGGCTGAGACACTGGCAAAGGAGGACACTGACAGTGTCTCCTCAGTGGATCTGGTTTTTGGGGACTTGGAGCGAGCAAGTGCTGAGATCATCCACCTGAAGGAGCAGACACTTGCCCGGCTCCTGGACATTGAGGAGGCCATCAGGAAAGCTCTTTGTTCTGTCTCTAGTCTCAAGTCTGAGTCGGATATCGCTGGGCTTTCAGGGCTGTTCAAGGAGTCTCTGGGGAGCACCCAAAGCTCTGCgagcagcagcaacatccgtaAAATCAGTATTGTCTCAAGCAAAGCCAAGCAGGAGGGAACCACGCTGGAGACAGGGGAAGCAGCATCAGTGGGAGGTGCAAAGGTTGAAGAAAAGACCGAGGCAACCAAGGCAGAGCTAGAGGTCCCCCGCCTTGTCCAATCTCGCGGCAGctctccttcctcaccttccTTCATCACCATCGAATCTGCTGCCAGGAAACCAGCAGAATCGCCCAGGACAGCGCATTCCCCCTGGGACATCCCTTCACCAGACCGCCTTGACTCTCCAGGAAAGAGGGATGCTTTTGCTCAGGAGAGCTTCAGCTCCTGTAACCACCCGTCAACAAGGTTTACCGGGAATGACATGACCCCCTTTGAGAAGACATCTGagcccacaaaaaaaaaagctgggcagaGCTCAGTGAAACAGCCCAGCAATTCCGACCATCAGACCAGTGAGAAAGAGAGGTGCCCTCTGGACACCTCCAAAGGCAGCTGCCACTGTGGGATGAGAGGAGGCTTTTCGGACTACTGCTCCCTGAATGTCCCCAGCCCGCAAAATCCACGGAGGCAGAAAAGCATCTTGGAGCTACAGACAGGTCCTGATGGATCCAAGCTCTATGGAGCCACCCGGACTGTCATGGAGCAGTATGAGGAAATGGACCAGTTTGGAAACACGATCATTACTTCATCTACCACAGTCACCAAGCAATCTGAGACACAAACATCTTCCACATGTGATGTGATCTCTCATCCCCATTATGAGGTATCTGCTTCACCTGTGTTTCAGAGGTACTCAAAGAGCCCAGGAGAAGACTTCCACACCAACGGCGGTTTTCAGGAGCCAGGAGTGGTCTTTGTCACTTTTGGTAACTCCAAGCCAAAGAAATAG